Genomic segment of Schistocerca piceifrons isolate TAMUIC-IGC-003096 chromosome 1, iqSchPice1.1, whole genome shotgun sequence:
cagcaattttccaagtttttccaacaagaaggtgatttagcatactgctcagacattcccagtctgatgaaggagtttggtattgaatacaaaaaggaagactagaggctgtttattgattcatccaaaactagtttaaaggctgttttgttacacaatggtaacatgtacgCATCTAAACCTGTTGGACAttttgtacatatgaaagaaagctatgaaaacctagaaataatgCTAAATAAAATAGActgttctgctcatggttggatgatatgggcgatctaaaagtaacatgcatgctccttggtcagcaaggtgtcTTTACGAAATATCCATgcttcttgtgtgaatgggacagcagggcaagggatcaacactggtgcggAAAGAACTGGCTTGTGAGGGAATCTTTAAaatctggtgagaagaacattctacacaaaaaccttgtagatccaaaaaacgtactcctaccgcctctacatataaagtcagacctaatgaaataatttgtaaaggcattgcctaaagatggaccatgttttaagtatctctgccgaaagtttctaaactaaaagaaggcttatttgtcagacctgacattagaaaattgatgtttgatgttaactttgaatccacaatgaccttaaatgagaaagaagcatgggtatcattcaagccagatgttacaaagttcttaggacatgaaaaagacccagaatatgtttctgttatagTTACAGTGTTAAAGAAGTTTAGGGTGTTTAATGagtctgaaagttcactttttgaacagtcaccttgattacttcccggacagcATGGGAGATGTTAGCgaggagcaaggagagcattttgaccaggacattaaagtgatggaaaaacgctaccaaggctgctggaacaccaacacgatgggggactactgttggtcacttcaccgagaagttcagcaagcgactcatcgtagaaaatgctacacaagaagcttcaaagaaaaaagagaaagaaaatacaatccaattccagctgacaagtgaaacctctattaacacgtgtcattgttttaagtagcttactgtaaatacaaatcatgcttatgttgtaacaaaacatttcattaatttcaccGTTTACCGTAttgcataggatttttatactatataataaaaagcatattgctcgaaaactatgggtgatacaaaaaagctaagactagatttggattcagctcgtaaaatctataaagatcagctatcaatttaaaaaaaaagtttttcaaaaaaaaatttccattGGCCTGTGTAATCAATGCGTTCTGTATCCAGCATATCATACGGTTTCCAGAGGCGTAGTGAGAATGTCTTGGACTTCTGCAGCAAGATCTTCTATTAACACAGCTCCCGCATAACTTATTTTGTTTCATCTGCTGTAATGTGTGCTAAGATGAATTTGCTCTCTAATTGTGCGAACCAAATCCAGGGGTCATGCTGCCAAAAAGGGCAGCGATTTGATCGTAATGCTGCCGATTCTCCATTACTTGAGACTGGCTCAGTAGACACTGGCGAGGAATTCATCTTTGTACTGAATGAAAAACCAATGTGGCTGGCGCAAGAATAACTGTTGTAGTTTCGATGCAGTGCGGAGCATCTAGCTGGCGTGGAAGTGGTGTTATGCATGATTATTTGGATGGCACCAATCATATTTGGTTAACTCGTGATAAGATTTATTTCAACATATAAATTCATTACACAGAAGTATGCAGCCTGCATAACATTCATTGTTAAACAAGACAAAATACAGAACAAATGTATAATCAAAAACAGAGAATAAACACAATGCAGAACAGAACCATTGGACTCTCGTATTGTCTACACCACTGTATCGCGGAATGTATACAGTAGGAGCCACTTCAAATGTAGCTGGCAATTGATGTTTCTGTGGGTCACTCCTTTGCCTTTACACAAGCAACATTTTCACAGTGCATTTTACTCTTGAGTAAACAGGTGCATAAACCCTTTTATGCACTTCTGCTTAATAGTTTGCACCTGTTCACAAAATTTGCAAGATGCAAGCTTTGTTGTATTATCATACAGTCTCTAATAAATTTCCATTTAGTTGGGGATAGTGGTGCGGCAGTATCATATTTCCTTTTAGCATAGCAGGTAGGTGATAGAAGCTGACTAATATTACTACTGGCTGATTCTGTCTCACAAATcacagtttgtttttcctgtgaTTCGGAACATTCACAATGTCCTTCACATTTTTGTCACCAGCTGCATATGTTTCATTTGGTGTATTGCAGTTAGAAACAACTGTATATTTGTTTGCTTCTTTCCATGGTAACAACTAATTCGTCACAAAATTAGAAATAATACATGATTAGTCACAACACAGTATAGACAACCATAAAACTTCAACACCAGAGGATGCCAACTTATCAACAAAGCACTACCATACCACACACTACTCCCTTTTTTAACAGGTGGCACTGCTCTCTTGTTTCACAAATCAGGACTTTCTCATTGCTACCACTTGATATGGCATATGTATAGTACCGTAGCACACCCACTGTGTATGAGTTTATGTTGTCTGTACAATTCTGAACCTAGCCCTAGTGTGTTCATAAATTATACATGTAGCCTGGGTCACCAGCTGCCAATTTTCAGTCACCAATTGCAAGTTGGCGATAATAAATTTCACACCAtggactacatcatttatatatctCATAAATAAATTTGGTTGATCTGTTCAATTGCATTGACAAATGTCAGTCCAGAACTAAAGATTGTCTTCTACCAGCAAATAGCAATTTGCAAGTtgttggtaaaaatggaaatgtcgtgtggctagggcctcccgtcgggtagaccgttcgcctggtgcaggtctttcgatttgacgccacttcggcgacctgcgcgtcgatggggatgaaatgttgatgattaggacaacacaacacccagtccctgagcggagaaaatttccgacccagccgggaatcgaacccgggcccttaggattgacagtctgtcacgctgaccactcagctaccagggcggacaagtTGTTGGTAATACACATGGTAATCTAGATATTGTCCTATAatatatcataatttttttttttttttaatcagtcctCTGATTGTTATGGTACTGCCCACCATGACTTCCTCCCCTGTATCAACAACCTTGCACCCTATGTCCTTAAATATTAATCACATGTaatacaatttctgtcttcccatacagtttataacctctacaactccctctagtaccatggaagttatttcctgatgtcttaacacatgttctgtcatccACTTGCATCATTTCAGTGATTCCCATGTGTTCCTTTGTTCACCATTCCCTGAaaaacttcctcattacttatcttAGCAGTCCACCCAGTTTTCAGCGGCATTTTACAACACTGTATCAGAAGGgcttcatttttcttcttttccagttttctcactgtccatgattcactaagtacattgctgtgctccaaacttacattctcacaaAGTTATTCCTTAGAATAATGCTGATTTTTGATGTcagcagacttctcttagccaggtgTTTCCTCTTTGCATATGCTGACCTGCTTTTTTTGTCCTCCTTGCCTTGTCCATCATGTTACTTTTGTTCAAAGTAGCAGTATTCATTAGCTTCATCTGATCCATGGTGCCCAGTCTTGATATTAAATTTATTGCCAATCTCTTCTGCTATTCTTcactactttcatttttctttggtttacccccaatctgtattctgtactcattagactgttcattccattcaacaaattgtgtaattgttcttcactttcactgaaagaCCAATggcatcagtgaatcttattattaataaccttccaccctgaatttcagtcccactcttgaacaattcttttatttctgtcattgcttcttcaatgtataggttgaacagaAGAGATGAAAGATTACATCCTCGTCATATACTCTTTTAATCCAAGCattattattgtaaatattgtatgttGCCTGCCTTTCCTTACAGCTTaatcgtatttttctcagaatttcaaacatattgtaccattttacattgtcaaatgctttttctaggtgTACAAACACTGCCAAGGTATCTTGATTTTttgtaagtcttgcttccattatgaattgcaacatcagaactgctcTCTGCTGTCTTTACGTTTCCAAAGgctaactgatcatcatctaatagatcctcagctttcttttcctttcttctgtatattattcttggtaGCAACTTAAGTGTGTGAGCCATTAGACTTATTGTGCAATAGTACTCACACTTATGTGGCCTTGCTGTCTTCTGGATTGTGTGGATGACAGTTTTCTGAAAATCTTCTACAAACTCATAACGACTTACTAAAGGCTGTCTATCAGAGTTGGACTATTGGGGAAACTGATCTGTGCAGAATAGGACTAAGGTCACTTGTTTGATGAGATCTAATGAGAATGTTTTAGGAAATGAAATAACAGTCATTGGCAGAAGCTTCAATAAAGATAATGTTCATCTTTTGTAACATTTCTTCCAAAATTTGGAAAATTCTTTTCATGAGTAGTCTAAGTATGTTCTGCTCACTTAGAGATTGTACATTAAAGAGAATTATACAAAGTACAGTACACACAACACAGAATCTACATTTATTTATCAAGTGTTATTGTAGGTGTAGTTATATCGTCTTGAACTTTGCAAAGCCGTTGCACTTCCTGTTTCATAATCTGAGAAATTAATTTTTGCACTCACAATTTTTTGATTTCATCCCTGTATAATTGTTAAAATTAAATATATCATAATTTTGCAAGTGAACTACTATTGAAATAGGTCTCAGTGAACAACATGCCTGAAAAATCTCTCTACTGTTTCAGGGTTTGCCGCTGTTGTCTTCAGGGTCACTAACTTCTGTGGTTTGGCACAATGAGTTACCGAGAAACAACAGAAGATTTAGAAACATTAGTGGGCAAATTAACCACTCTGATAACTGATACTTTCAAATGTTGCATAAGGAACTATGAAGCCTTACTGCCATACCTTGGGAAAAAGGAAACAAATTCTAAAACACGTCACAAATTAGTACAAGTTAATATACTGTTAAACAAGTTAAATGAGGACCTTGTGAGTCTAAGAGTTGAATATGCAGGTAACTCATCATATGAACAAAAAGGGAAGTCTGTTCTGTGTGAAGGAGATAGGAAGAGAAGAATGAATGATCTACTCGAGTTAGGTGGACATGAgaccaaaaatataaaaatgaaagtgCAATTTACCAACAATACAAAGCATTCCATTGCATTAACTTCAGAGACTGGAATCAATATGCAGTCGGAGAATATAGTATTAATGGATAGTGAAGAAACAGGTAATATGCAGGATCAGAAGTCGGACATACACaggaagaaaaacacaaaaatggaGATACAAGATTCAAAGGAAGTCAAAGATACACATGAATTGCCTATAACTAATAGTCAGATTCATGCTGTTCAGAAATCATGTGAcactacaaaaaatgaaaagaCAGTATGTTTTGCTGATGATGAAGAAAGTGAATCTGTGCCAGATAGATTTGTGAAGGGTAATACATATGATAAATCTGCTGACAGTACTATTCATACAGAAAGTAATGAAGCATGTGTTCCATTACAAAATGTAGAAAGTGAGATTAGCAGTCAAGAGAAATGTGAAGATAGTGACATTGTTCTTAGTAAAGATCCTATAACATGTGTACCTGTTCAGAgagtggaggaagtgtgtaatgtaagGCATGAACTATATGGTATCAAAAAGCACAAGAAAAATAGTTTTAAGTGTACACTGTGCACATGTGTAGTTTCTGACATGAAAACACTGTATAGTCATGTGCAAGGAAAGAAGCACCAAAAGAAACTGGCTGGCAAGGCTTGTTGGATCAGAATTGCTGAAGTTCCAAATAACACCTGTGAAAGTGCAGCATCTGTTTCTATGTGTTCTACAGTTGGCTGCTCACTCACTGATACTGTTCCAAGTAATAGCTGTGAAAGTATAGTGTCTGATTCTGTGTGTTCTGCTGTTTCCTGCTCACCTGCTGAAATTGGTCCAAGTAACAGCAGTGAAAGTACAGCATCTGATTCTGTGAGTCCTGTTTTCTGCTCTCTGGCTGATAATGTTGCTATTGTAGAGGACAAAGATAAAGTAGCATCAATGAAACGTGCAGTTGTGTTAGAGCATATATGGACTTATTTTGATCCACCATTTCACTTTAACAAAAAATTCATTAGGTTTCATTTGGGGCGAATAATCTGTTACCTTTGTTATGAAGAGACAGGAAGGTACATACTCGATGTGAGGAAGCACATTTCTAAAGTAAGTCATCTGGATCGGATAAATACATTACGAAACAtgaatttgaaaaataaattctccaaTATACTAATGTTTGATGTACCAGGCAGCCTAAAGAACATTGTTCCTGCTGCACAGTTTAGTTTGAGAAACTATGGTTTCTTTTGTAGTGTGTGCaactgtttctgtgaaaatacagtTGTGTTAAATCACATGACAAGTGAAAGCCATGGCAAAAAGCTAGATGAAATTCCAAAATCGGTATAGTATGAGGAAATTGAAACAGTGAAGGTACTGTCTGTGGGACTATAATGTCATTTTTGCTGTAAATATGTTATTTCCATCAGCAAATTTTGTTAATGTGTATTACATCAGTCTACTGATACATACTGATTATTGTAGTTTGAGGTTCTGTCAAAAAAGTAAAGAAAGGATTACATCATACAAGGGTTTTAGAAAAGTGTTTTCAAAGAACTCATTTTTAAGAAGGCACCTTGTTGTAAATTAAGACAAAAATTGACATTGTGATAAGAGTGTGTGAAAATAAAAACATGAAAGTTAGTTAAATGTAAAATGCAATTTACCAAGGAACAACTGGATGGGATATATTAATTAAAGGTTTTGAAGCACAGTAATTTGTTGACAGCAATTTCGAACTTGTTTTGAGATGCCTGTCTATTATATTTTGGATTCCCTTTCTATGTTTTATATGACACTTGCCGTGAATacaaggcatgttcagaaagtaagtgtactgtgaccaaAACAGGCTGTAGTGTTTTGGTTTTTGAGGGTTGGCAACAGTCAGTGGTAGAGGATTCACTGACCAGTGCAAACATCACAGGACACCTAGTATGTAAACTCATATTGTAGAGTCCAGTTGTGTGAAAGATGTCAGTAAGAAACCCCGCCAAGTGCTGCCACATGCTGTGAACTGCTTCCTACTCACAGAAAGAATAACTACCGAAGGTCTTTTGTGAATCAAAACATTTTATGGTGAATGTGTTGTGAACAGAATGAGTGTGTTTGAATGGTGCAGGGAGCTTAGTAAATGCAGGAAAAATGTTCATCATGGACAGAGGAGTTGAAGACCTTAcattttgactgatgagttggtgcaaaaaatCAAACTATGTTTGTGAAGACTGCTGATTGACTGTGGATGAAATTTCTTCGGTGTTTCCACAACTCTCCACGACTCTCTTATGCAAAACACTCCTAGAAATGCTGGGATACTGCAAACTGTGTGCAAGTTGGGTCCAAAAACAGCTGATGTAGCAGCACAAGAAAAATTAGGTCAGTAGCACCCATGAGTTTATTGAGCATCTTGAATTGGAAGATGAGGATTTTCGGAGCTCttttgtgactggagatgaaatgtCACAGTGGTGTCACACCAATTCCCAATCTGccaaaaaatttaaaaccacattTTCAGACAAAAAAAAGTGCAACGATACTTTGGGACCCTAAAAAACACAAAAGGAGAATTCAGAACAAAAATACGTGAATGCTGACGAGAGGAGTGCCTGTCTCACACAGCCTCAGCCACCAAGCTGCTCTTGGACCTATTATTTGTTTGGGATTTTACAAACCATTCTCTCTCCCTTGTATTCCCCTGGCTTGGTGCCTTAagattatcatcttttcacctCCTTGGAGTCTTACAagagtaaaattaaattttcaacaaATGAGCAGATGCAGAAATAGGTtctgaagtggaggaaggagagTTCTATGAGGAGGGCACAAAGAAGCTTGTGCCACAGCTCACACATGCACTGAACAAGATGGTGATTGTGTGGTAAACTAGCCTGCAAGTGTATCAACAATATTCCAAAGTTTTCATtcaaatacactttttttaaaaaatataaaaatctagtatATGTACTTTCTGAACACACCTCATATAACTTATTTTCCTGTTCCCGCAGTTCTTTGAgtgcattttattatttattctctaaaGTAGTTTGTAGCCATTAGTTTGGATGTTTCAGTGGTTAACTGTAAGGCTATTCTTTACAGGTGAATTTATCTTTCATTTGATTATGATAAATTTTCCTCTGCGGGTCATTTCATATCAAGTCATCCAGACCATGACGCCCATTATCTAGTTGTGAAATGAGATTTTGTGTACTGCTCTTGTATCTAATATCATGAAATTTTGccaatttttattgctttatatAAATTCTCTTGGTAGCAACTGCTTAAAATTGGGTGCAGTGCATTACTTCGAAgcaaactgtaaaaatttgaaaacctgctgcagtttttaaacaaaaatggTAAGCTGACAGTTTTTTCCCTGAATATCCTTGGGTCATGTAGTTTGCGAGAGCATATTAGAATTgtccaattaaatttttgtaagcaTTGCCCCTCTctggaaaacacagaaaaaattataaagtgaTCTACAAATAATAAAGTTTCATTACACAAAAAAATCAGGTTTGAGAAATGAATGGCACtagggaaaaaaattatatatagacacacacacacacacacacacacacacacacacacacacacacacactctctctctctctctctctctctctctctctctctctctggagagAAATACAATTACTACCCCAGAGACTCCACCAACTTTGAGGACTCTTTGCTCAGAGAATATGTATGGCTTGTTACTGTGGTGATATCAACTTCACACAGAATACGAGAGAAAGAAACATCAAAAACTTCATTATCAGGCCAATAGGAGAACAGGGATGGTCCACGAGGATGCATGAACCTTACTGTAACGATCTCCTTCTTCACAATTCACCTTCTCAACAATTCCCAAATACCGAGAAGAGTCATATGCACAAGCAACGTAGCAGTTGGGCTGCACAGTGCAGTCTGGCATTAGTGGTGGAAGTGCATCTGAGAAATCATGCACAATACCAAAATCTGTATCACAGTTCAGCCTTTTTCCCCAGTCTTGGTTGGGATTCTGCTATAATGTGATGCGTAGATCGTGTTCCAGGAATTGTTCTTGCGCTTGTGAAGCACCGAGAAAGATAATGTCTGACTTGTACCATTTCATCTTTTGaaacaaagagaactgaaatgCCTTGCAGGTTCTCGCGACAGAATTCAAATACCTGTAAAGCTGTAAGTATTTGATCTttataagagatgaatacactaagcagattcagaaggatgtagactgcagtacatactgtgagatgaagcagcttgcacaggatagagtagcatggagagctgcatcaaaccactctcaggactgaagaccacaacaacaacaacaaactctttGCAAACTTGTTTTTGTGACAAGTCTTTTAACAGTGCCACCAATACCATCACAGGGAGATTTGCCATGGTTCCCCTATAGTTTGTCTTGAACAACAAAAATtgagattttcactgaaatccattaaaATTAACACTGATCCTTCATCAAGTGTTTCCTGCTTCGTTTTCAGATAGTCAGATTTTGATTGAGAAATTAAAGAGTGTGGAGTAAGTTGTTCAATTTTCTTAACTAGTGTGTCAGAATTCTGATACAGAAATGATTTGAACATCCTTCTCCATTAAAAAAGCTCTTGCTTGTCATACCAAATGttcagaaacctgaaatttggaactGACTTTCCGTTGAGACCAAGTTGGTGGCACAAGAGTAAGTAACTGAATTTTTTCACGATTATTTGCATATtcaattttctgtttcattttgtaCATGAGTTCATCATTATGTTTTGCCTTTTCTTCCCGTTCTGTTAAATCACTGTCAGGGGTCATGCTTGCATCAGCAGCCAGCTCAACTTGATATGTATGTGAAATTATAGTTTTCAGAGCCCCAACTGCTGATTCCAATTTTTGGTTGGCTGCTGCATCATGACTATGCCAAGCAACTGAATGCAGCTTTGCAGGAGATACTCCTAAGCTAGTTAAGCTAGTATTGAGCACAGATTTTTCAGGAGTATGCACCTTCACATTAC
This window contains:
- the LOC124804842 gene encoding uncharacterized protein LOC124804842; the protein is MSYRETTEDLETLVGKLTTLITDTFKCCIRNYEALLPYLGKKETNSKTRHKLVQVNILLNKLNEDLVSLRVEYAGNSSYEQKGKSVLCEGDRKRRMNDLLELGGHETKNIKMKVQFTNNTKHSIALTSETGINMQSENIVLMDSEETGNMQDQKSDIHRKKNTKMEIQDSKEVKDTHELPITNSQIHAVQKSCDTTKNEKTVCFADDEESESVPDRFVKGNTYDKSADSTIHTESNEACVPLQNVESEISSQEKCEDSDIVLSKDPITCVPVQRVEEVCNVRHELYGIKKHKKNSFKCTLCTCVVSDMKTLYSHVQGKKHQKKLAGKACWIRIAEVPNNTCESAASVSMCSTVGCSLTDTVPSNSCESIVSDSVCSAVSCSPAEIGPSNSSESTASDSVSPVFCSLADNVAIVEDKDKVASMKRAVVLEHIWTYFDPPFHFNKKFIRFHLGRIICYLCYEETGRYILDVRKHISKVSHLDRINTLRNMNLKNKFSNILMFDVPGSLKNIVPAAQFSLRNYGFFCSVCNCFCENTVVLNHMTSESHGKKLDEIPKSV